Part of the Longimicrobium sp. genome, ACGGGGATGGGGCACCGCTGGGTGGAAACCTCCATCAACGCGCGCCCCTCCAGCCGGGTGACCGTTTCGCTCTCGCCGTCGCTGTCCATGGCGAACGACCAGGTGCAGTACATCACCCAGGAGGAGTCCGGCCGCTACGTGTTCGGGCGGCTGGACCAGACCACCGTCGCCGTCACCACGCGGCTGAACTACACCTTCAGCCCCGAGCTTTCGCTGCAGCTGTACGCGCAGCCGTTCGTGAGCGCGGGCGACTACGGCGATTTCCTGCAGGTGGCCGACCCCGCGGCGGCGGACTTCGACGAGCGGTTCGAGCCCGGCGCGGCGCCGGACTTCAACCCCGAGTTCAACGTGCAGGCGTTCCGCAGCAACGCGGTGCTGCGCTGGGAGTACCGGCCGGGAAGCACGCTGTTCGTGGTGTGGAGCCAGGGGCGCGAGAACTTCGTGAACGACGGCAGCTTCGGGCTTACGCGCGACTTCGGCCGGCTGTTCGGCACGGACGAGAACATGCCCGTTCCGGCCACCAACGTGCTGATGATCAAGCTGAACTACTGGCTCAACCTGTGACCGGAGCACTCGCGATGATGGGACGTGTTCGCCCGCTGGCCATCGCCCTGGCCCTGGTGGCCGGCGCGGCGCTCCCCGCCACGGCGCAGCGGTTCGTGCTGGGGACCAGCGCCACCGTGTACAACCTGGCGGGCGAGGTGACGGTGGCGCCCGGCTCGGGAAACCAGGTGGTGGTGGAGGTCACGCGGGGCGGCGACGACGCCTCGCAGCTGCGGGTGAACCACACCGGGGGCACGCTGCGCGTCGTGTTTCCCGGCGACCGCGTCGTGTATCCGCGGATGGGCCGCAACAGCCGCTCGCAGCTGCGCGTGGCATCCGACGGCTCGTTCGGGGGTGCCCTCCGCGCGCGCCAGGTGACCGTCGCCGGTTCCGGCCGCGGCACCCGCGCCTGGGCGGACGTGCGGGTGCTGGTGCCCGCGGGGCGCTCGGTGTCGGTGCACCAGGGGGTGGGCCGCGTGTCCGTGACCAACGTGGATGGCCGCGTGCAGGTGCACGGCTCGTCCGCGTCCGTGGCAACGGCCGGTACGCGCGGCAGCCTGCAGCTGAACACCGGCTCCGGTTCCATCCAGGTGCGTGGCGCCCAGGGCGACGTCACGGCCGATGCCGGGTCCGGCTCGGTGAGCGTGGATGGCGTCCGCGGCAGCCGCGTGCAGTTGGAAACCGGCAGCGGCGAGGTGAGCGCCACCAACCTGCGCGCCGAAACGGTGGCGGTGGAGGTGGGATCGGGCGAGGTGAACCTGTCCGGCATCCACGCCCGCGACGTCTCGGTAGAAACGGGAAGCGGCAGCGTGCAGCTGGCCATGGCGTCCGACGCGCAGCGGGTGAGCGTCGACACCGGGTCGGGCTCGGTGACGCTGGGGCTTCCCGCCGGGTTCGGCGCCGACCTGCACGTGGATACGGGCAGCGGCGGCATCGACGTGGAGGTTCCGGTCACCAACCGCCGCACGGCGCGCTCGCGCTTCGACGGGCGCATCGGCGACGGCGACGGGCGGGTGGTGATCGACACCGGCTCCGGCGGCGTCCGCGTCCATCGCAACTGATCGATCAGGGTCGATCCAAACGAAGAGCCCGGCACTTGCGCCGGGCTCTTCGCGGTCTCCCGGTGGCACCTTCATTCATTGATCCCGGAATCAAGGTTGACGTGCCGGGTGCGGGAGCGCGACCGTGGGTGCGTGCTCGGCTCGTGCCCATGGACCGCCGATCGAGGTGAACCCGCCCATGAACCACGCGCTCGTCCGTGCGCTCCTGCTGGCCGCGGCGTGGACGCGATC contains:
- a CDS encoding DUF4097 family beta strand repeat-containing protein, which encodes MMGRVRPLAIALALVAGAALPATAQRFVLGTSATVYNLAGEVTVAPGSGNQVVVEVTRGGDDASQLRVNHTGGTLRVVFPGDRVVYPRMGRNSRSQLRVASDGSFGGALRARQVTVAGSGRGTRAWADVRVLVPAGRSVSVHQGVGRVSVTNVDGRVQVHGSSASVATAGTRGSLQLNTGSGSIQVRGAQGDVTADAGSGSVSVDGVRGSRVQLETGSGEVSATNLRAETVAVEVGSGEVNLSGIHARDVSVETGSGSVQLAMASDAQRVSVDTGSGSVTLGLPAGFGADLHVDTGSGGIDVEVPVTNRRTARSRFDGRIGDGDGRVVIDTGSGGVRVHRN